The Candidatus Binataceae bacterium genome has a window encoding:
- a CDS encoding nucleoside phosphorylase, producing the protein MTRRADKPRAGNRIVKSARDVARARSAKSVARLHPILEYDRSRAAVIEPSRVHRRIAIPEHCVPCFFRDVIAQLVAEGARELTRGESEAGEYVFYELNYGGRPLAVFHPMVGAPIAAARVERAIALGARKFVACGGAGALDGGLAVGHIVVPRAAVRDEGTSYHYLPPAREVRPTRRALAAIKETLRRHGHSYVLGKTWTTDAVYRETPARIRRRRAEGCVAVEMEAAAFFAVARFRGVEFGQILYAADDVSGARWNHRDWMRHQARERIFHLAAEACLRL; encoded by the coding sequence GTGACGAGGAGGGCTGACAAACCCCGCGCTGGGAACCGGATCGTCAAGAGCGCACGCGACGTTGCCCGGGCGCGGAGCGCGAAGTCAGTCGCACGTCTCCATCCGATCCTCGAATACGACCGTTCGCGCGCCGCGGTAATCGAGCCTTCGCGCGTCCATCGCCGCATCGCCATTCCCGAGCATTGCGTCCCCTGCTTCTTCCGCGACGTTATCGCGCAGCTCGTTGCCGAGGGGGCGCGCGAACTCACCCGCGGCGAGAGCGAGGCGGGCGAATATGTGTTTTACGAACTGAACTACGGCGGGCGGCCGCTCGCGGTGTTCCACCCAATGGTCGGCGCGCCAATCGCCGCCGCGCGGGTCGAACGCGCGATCGCGCTCGGCGCACGCAAGTTCGTTGCCTGCGGCGGCGCCGGTGCGCTCGATGGCGGGCTCGCCGTCGGCCATATCGTGGTGCCGCGCGCGGCCGTGCGCGACGAGGGAACCTCGTATCATTACCTGCCGCCCGCGCGCGAGGTGCGGCCCACGCGGCGCGCGCTCGCCGCGATCAAGGAGACGCTGCGCCGCCACGGCCACTCCTACGTGCTCGGCAAAACCTGGACCACCGACGCGGTCTATCGCGAGACCCCGGCCAGAATCCGCCGGCGACGCGCCGAGGGTTGCGTCGCGGTAGAGATGGAAGCGGCGGCGTTTTTCGCGGTGGCGCGCTTTCGCGGGGTCGAATTCGGCCAGATTCTCTACGCCGCTGACGACGTGAGCGGCGCTCGCTGGAACCATCGCGACTGGATGCGCCATCAGGCGCGCGAGCGCATCTTCCATCTTGCCGCGGAGGCCTGCTTGCGGCTTTGA
- a CDS encoding agmatine deiminase family protein, with protein sequence MPAEWEPHRATYLVWPHNRDTWPGKFDAIAPVFARMAAAIASFEPLRLVVRDEEMAQLAREMLLGAADAAPEVAPGELLRRIEFAVVPTNDSWVRDYGPIFVNRIAGGGAPAQIALDFSFNSWGKKYGAFDLDDAVPRRLGERYGFEVIEPGLVLEGGSIDVDGAGTALTTESCLLNPNRNPGLDRTELEERLKYWLGVRAVLWLGAGIAGDDTDGHVDDLARFVAPGTVVTVIEDDPHDANYPALAENLHRLRAMCDADGRPLKVETLPMPPALYYEGTRLPASYANFYILNGGVLMPTFGCAEDATAAATLERLFPGRRVVGIPSRDLVWGLGAIHCLTQQHPLPPE encoded by the coding sequence ATGCCAGCCGAATGGGAACCCCATCGGGCGACCTACCTCGTCTGGCCGCACAACCGCGACACCTGGCCGGGCAAGTTCGACGCGATTGCACCGGTATTCGCCCGGATGGCGGCGGCGATCGCGAGCTTCGAGCCGCTGCGGCTGGTCGTGCGCGACGAAGAAATGGCGCAGTTGGCGCGCGAGATGCTCCTTGGCGCGGCGGATGCAGCCCCAGAGGTCGCACCCGGCGAGCTCCTGCGGCGCATCGAATTCGCGGTCGTCCCGACCAACGACTCGTGGGTGCGCGACTACGGGCCAATCTTCGTCAACCGCATCGCGGGCGGGGGCGCGCCCGCGCAAATCGCGCTCGACTTCAGCTTCAATTCGTGGGGCAAAAAATACGGCGCCTTCGACCTCGACGACGCAGTGCCGCGCCGGCTCGGCGAACGCTATGGTTTCGAGGTGATTGAGCCCGGCCTTGTGCTCGAAGGCGGCTCTATCGACGTAGACGGTGCGGGCACCGCGCTCACGACGGAGTCCTGTCTGCTCAACCCCAACCGCAATCCCGGGCTTGACCGCACCGAGCTCGAAGAGCGGCTCAAATACTGGCTCGGCGTGCGCGCCGTGTTATGGCTGGGCGCCGGAATCGCCGGCGACGACACCGACGGTCACGTCGATGACCTCGCGCGCTTTGTCGCGCCGGGTACGGTCGTGACCGTTATCGAAGATGACCCGCACGACGCGAACTACCCCGCGCTGGCGGAGAACCTGCACAGGCTGCGCGCGATGTGCGATGCCGACGGGCGGCCGCTCAAAGTCGAGACGCTGCCGATGCCGCCGGCGCTGTATTACGAAGGCACCCGGCTTCCCGCCTCGTACGCGAATTTCTACATCCTAAACGGCGGCGTGCTGATGCCGACTTTCGGATGCGCCGAGGACGCGACGGCGGCCGCGACGCTCGAGCGTCTGTTCCCCGGCCGCCGCGTAGTCGGAATCCCATCACGCGACCTGGTCTGGGGCCTGGGCGCGATCCACTGCCTCACCCAGCAGCACCCGCTGCCGCCCGAATAG
- a CDS encoding carbon-nitrogen hydrolase, protein MASQQRQPPLRIALVQMSCAEDPRLNLDKAVAKIEEAATHGARVVCLQELFRSRYFCQAEEVRNFDLAEPIPGPTTQALGELAAAHRVVIVGSVFERRAEGVYHNTAVVLDADGRLVGRYRKMHIPDDPHYYEKFYFTPGDLDFSAHRTAYATVGALVCWDQWFPEAARLVALAGAQIVFYPTAIGWERGEVETVRRRQLQAWETVQRGHAIANGMFVAVVNRVGAEDRLEFWGNSFVADPFGEVIARASSNADEVLYADCDLSQIEETRRNWPFLRDRRIDAYGDLLRRFRS, encoded by the coding sequence ATGGCCTCCCAGCAGCGTCAGCCGCCCCTTCGAATCGCGCTTGTGCAGATGAGTTGCGCGGAGGATCCGCGGCTCAATCTCGACAAGGCCGTGGCGAAGATCGAAGAGGCGGCGACGCACGGTGCGCGTGTCGTCTGTCTCCAGGAGCTTTTCCGCTCGCGCTACTTCTGCCAAGCCGAAGAGGTGCGCAACTTCGATCTCGCCGAGCCGATCCCGGGACCGACCACCCAGGCGCTGGGCGAGCTCGCCGCCGCGCACCGCGTCGTGATCGTCGGCTCGGTGTTCGAGCGTCGCGCCGAGGGCGTGTACCACAACACGGCCGTCGTGCTTGACGCCGACGGACGGCTCGTCGGCCGCTACCGCAAGATGCATATACCGGACGACCCTCACTACTACGAAAAGTTCTACTTCACGCCCGGCGACCTCGACTTCAGCGCGCATCGCACAGCGTACGCCACGGTTGGCGCGCTGGTGTGCTGGGATCAGTGGTTTCCCGAAGCAGCGCGGCTGGTCGCGCTCGCGGGCGCGCAGATCGTCTTCTACCCGACGGCGATCGGATGGGAGCGCGGCGAGGTTGAAACGGTGCGCCGCCGCCAGCTCCAGGCGTGGGAAACCGTCCAGCGCGGGCATGCGATCGCCAACGGGATGTTCGTCGCGGTGGTCAACCGCGTCGGCGCCGAAGACCGCCTTGAGTTCTGGGGCAACTCGTTCGTGGCCGACCCTTTCGGCGAAGTGATCGCGCGCGCCTCGTCGAACGCCGACGAGGTCCTGTACGCCGACTGCGATCTCAGCCAAATCGAGGAAACCCGGCGCAACTGGCCGTTCCTGCGCGACCGGCGAATCGACGCCTACGGCGACCTCCTGCGACGCTTCCGCTCCTGA
- a CDS encoding HAMP domain-containing sensor histidine kinase: MERRRTAGLRRRRAAPRLEALANLAHELRTPLQVLLGYLEILRDEWADGLESEPREMLERMNVSLHELSHTVDNIMEFVLGEAGDLRRVQEQISLSGMINDLTPALEAARTGKAVELKFDLNDAPPTLEVPRRPLRLILSNLVLNAIKYTDHGRVTVRISRTAGGRGVEIEVADTGTGIAPGLIKLASRPFAQLSHSNTRQHRGLGLGLAVVHRNAHALGATVEISSTPGHGSRFIVRIPGPGSSVERATGRRGNNRAAGHERSAVHALAPPPRRVREPDAVASAAFL; encoded by the coding sequence GTGGAGCGTCGGCGAACGGCGGGCCTGCGGCGCAGGCGCGCGGCCCCGCGCCTGGAAGCCTTGGCCAATCTCGCCCATGAATTGCGCACTCCGCTGCAAGTACTGCTCGGCTATCTCGAAATTCTGCGTGATGAGTGGGCCGACGGGCTCGAGTCCGAGCCGCGCGAGATGCTCGAGCGGATGAACGTCAGCCTGCACGAACTCTCGCACACTGTGGACAACATCATGGAGTTCGTGCTGGGCGAAGCGGGGGACCTAAGGCGCGTGCAGGAGCAGATATCGCTGAGCGGCATGATCAACGATCTCACGCCGGCGCTCGAAGCGGCGCGGACGGGCAAGGCGGTCGAGTTGAAGTTCGATCTGAATGACGCGCCGCCCACGCTCGAGGTTCCGCGTCGGCCGCTGCGCTTGATTCTCTCCAACCTCGTGCTCAACGCGATCAAGTACACTGACCACGGAAGGGTGACGGTGCGGATAAGTCGCACGGCGGGCGGGCGCGGGGTCGAGATCGAAGTCGCGGACACCGGGACTGGGATCGCACCGGGGCTGATCAAGCTTGCCTCGCGGCCTTTCGCACAGCTTTCACACTCCAATACACGCCAGCATCGCGGCCTGGGGCTGGGACTTGCGGTGGTCCATCGCAACGCCCACGCGCTCGGCGCCACGGTCGAGATAAGCTCGACGCCGGGTCACGGCTCGCGCTTTATCGTACGGATTCCTGGCCCTGGATCCTCGGTTGAGCGCGCAACCGGCAGGCGCGGGAACAACCGCGCGGCAGGGCACGAGCGCTCCGCAGTCCACGCGCTCGCACCGCCGCCGAGGCGGGTGCGAGAGCCGGATGCAGTTGCGTCGGCGGCGTTTCTTTAG
- the lexA gene encoding transcriptional repressor LexA: protein MATLTKRQKQLVDYLENYINEHGYAPTLSEIGQYFGLSSLATVHKHLHNLEQKGFIKRIHNHSRALEIAGESKGRAARELRLVGTVAAGTPIEAVEGSDTISVPEEFVRRDNTFCLRVKGESMIDEGIRDGDYIIVEGRDAANPGETVVALIGDEATVKKYYPEQGGQIRLQPANATMDPIFVREDDLRIRGVVVGLMRHYR from the coding sequence ATGGCCACGCTGACCAAACGGCAGAAGCAGCTCGTCGACTATCTGGAGAATTATATCAACGAGCACGGCTATGCGCCTACGCTGAGCGAGATCGGCCAGTACTTTGGGCTGTCCTCGCTGGCCACGGTCCACAAACATCTACACAACCTCGAACAGAAGGGCTTCATCAAGCGCATCCACAACCACAGCCGCGCGCTTGAGATAGCCGGTGAAAGCAAAGGACGGGCGGCGCGCGAGTTGCGTCTGGTCGGCACTGTCGCCGCGGGCACGCCGATCGAGGCGGTCGAGGGTAGCGATACGATAAGCGTGCCCGAAGAGTTCGTGCGCCGCGACAACACATTCTGTCTGCGGGTGAAGGGCGAGTCGATGATCGACGAGGGTATCCGCGACGGCGATTACATCATCGTCGAAGGGCGGGACGCCGCGAACCCGGGTGAGACGGTGGTCGCGCTAATCGGCGACGAAGCCACGGTCAAGAAGTACTACCCCGAGCAGGGCGGCCAGATTCGCCTGCAACCGGCCAACGCCACGATGGACCCGATCTTCGTGCGCGAGGACGACCTGCGGATCCGCGGCGTGGTGGTCGGCCTTATGCGTCACTACCGCTAG
- a CDS encoding 2Fe-2S iron-sulfur cluster-binding protein, translating to MATIRVIFESGEPERVIEFNPADAPFQHDGRPGSILDVLLGHGVHLEHACGGNCACTTCHVIVKSGLNRLSEPSEQEEDMLDRAPGLTPTSRLGCQAVIEDPAAEIVVVVPRYTINLVGESAPKPEP from the coding sequence ATGGCGACCATTCGCGTCATCTTCGAGAGCGGCGAGCCCGAGCGGGTAATCGAGTTCAACCCCGCTGACGCCCCCTTCCAGCATGACGGACGGCCGGGTTCGATTCTTGACGTCCTGCTCGGCCACGGCGTCCACCTGGAGCACGCCTGTGGGGGCAACTGCGCCTGCACGACCTGCCACGTGATCGTCAAATCCGGGCTTAATCGGCTCTCCGAACCTAGCGAGCAGGAGGAGGACATGCTCGATCGAGCGCCCGGGCTGACGCCGACCTCGCGCCTCGGATGCCAGGCGGTGATCGAGGATCCGGCCGCCGAGATCGTGGTCGTGGTGCCGCGCTACACGATCAACCTTGTCGGCGAGAGCGCGCCCAAGCCCGAACCGTAG
- a CDS encoding FAD-dependent oxidoreductase: protein MAELGASTSAPGRRPLYRARLARMLDHNADTRSLFLRIEEGARLAVVPGQFISILLKLSDETRVRPYTIASAHEKATDEFEICFNRVPGGAGVSYLFERKLGDVLEFTGPFGAFTMERPPERECIFIAEGTAIAPIRPMIHRALKAARPSPLHLLYAAPDEEHLLYRGEIAAWAAAGLDYAPLVAPAVGLYDRIVAEAERRWVAADAERAREFYVCGVGKGVLRLRDLLRGAGYERRAVRYEQW from the coding sequence ATGGCTGAGCTCGGGGCTTCGACGAGCGCGCCGGGGCGCCGCCCGCTCTATCGCGCGCGCCTTGCGCGGATGCTCGATCACAACGCCGATACGCGCTCGCTGTTTTTGCGTATCGAGGAAGGGGCGAGGCTCGCCGTTGTCCCCGGCCAGTTCATCTCGATCTTGCTCAAGCTTTCCGACGAGACCCGCGTGCGCCCGTACACGATCGCTTCCGCTCACGAGAAAGCCACCGACGAGTTCGAGATTTGTTTCAACCGGGTGCCGGGTGGCGCGGGCGTAAGCTACCTCTTCGAGCGCAAGCTCGGCGACGTGCTCGAGTTCACCGGGCCATTCGGGGCGTTCACGATGGAGCGGCCACCCGAGCGCGAATGCATCTTTATCGCCGAGGGGACCGCGATCGCGCCGATTCGTCCGATGATTCACCGCGCGCTGAAAGCCGCGCGCCCCTCGCCGCTTCATCTGCTGTACGCCGCGCCCGACGAAGAGCATCTCCTCTACCGCGGCGAAATCGCGGCGTGGGCCGCGGCGGGGCTGGATTACGCGCCGCTCGTCGCGCCGGCCGTCGGGCTTTACGACCGGATCGTGGCCGAGGCCGAGCGGCGATGGGTTGCGGCGGATGCCGAGCGCGCGCGGGAATTCTATGTATGCGGAGTTGGCAAGGGCGTGCTCAGGCTGCGCGATCTTTTGCGCGGCGCGGGCTACGAACGCCGCGCCGTCCGCTACGAGCAGTGGTAA
- a CDS encoding AarF/UbiB family protein — protein sequence MSEKPRKAITSGRTRRAVKIGGLVSQVSSSYLWTSLRKPFLDHDRHERELLETHIRNARRIVESSKQLRGAFMKLVQMLSMRDDLLPAEAIDLLKTTRAGVPPMDYAMIAQQVRRELGKRPEQLFSGFEPTAFAAASLGQVHRARLRTGEEVAVKVQYPGIDATVRQDLGNLKLLLRTLQAIAGDLMRQKIDTRTIYKELEERLVEELDYRIEARNTMEFHRLYADDAEVMVPRVFSDLSSRRVLTMTYLDGYHLSDLMNPVADFELRKWVARKYYSLIWRQLLEFGVLHTDPHPGNYLVTHHPRICILDFGSIRHYSEAIRRAHLQFARALVAGDDRAIGQAMVKLGYLDRDQDPRPMVEAIHIMFEPILVDRPYGPEEYDMIGKAAQVGEIAFRHKLYKSPAHGIFTARALVGLDGIMRGLGVRANYHRWFAECVARVRN from the coding sequence ATGAGCGAGAAGCCGCGCAAGGCGATCACCTCCGGGCGCACCCGCCGGGCGGTCAAGATCGGCGGCCTAGTCTCGCAGGTCAGCTCCAGCTACCTGTGGACCTCGCTGCGCAAGCCCTTTCTCGACCACGACCGCCACGAACGCGAGCTGCTCGAAACCCACATCCGCAACGCGCGCCGGATCGTCGAGAGCTCCAAGCAGCTTCGCGGCGCGTTCATGAAGCTGGTGCAGATGCTGTCGATGCGCGACGACCTGCTGCCCGCCGAGGCCATCGACCTGCTCAAGACCACCCGCGCCGGAGTCCCCCCGATGGACTACGCGATGATCGCACAGCAGGTCCGGCGCGAACTCGGCAAGCGCCCCGAGCAGCTCTTTTCAGGCTTCGAGCCGACGGCCTTCGCCGCTGCCTCGCTCGGCCAGGTCCATCGCGCACGCCTGCGCACCGGCGAGGAGGTCGCGGTCAAGGTCCAGTACCCGGGAATCGATGCCACCGTGCGCCAGGATCTCGGCAACCTCAAGTTGCTCCTGCGCACGCTCCAGGCGATCGCGGGCGACCTGATGCGCCAGAAAATCGACACCCGCACCATCTACAAGGAACTCGAGGAGCGGCTGGTCGAGGAGCTCGACTACCGCATCGAGGCGCGCAACACGATGGAGTTCCACCGGCTCTACGCCGACGATGCCGAGGTGATGGTGCCGCGGGTCTTCTCCGACCTGAGCTCGCGCCGCGTGCTGACCATGACCTACCTCGACGGCTATCATCTCTCGGACCTGATGAACCCCGTCGCGGACTTTGAGCTGCGCAAGTGGGTCGCGCGCAAGTATTACTCGCTCATCTGGCGCCAACTCCTGGAGTTCGGCGTGCTTCACACCGATCCCCATCCCGGCAACTACCTCGTTACCCATCATCCCCGCATCTGCATCCTCGACTTCGGTTCGATTCGCCACTATTCCGAGGCGATCCGCCGCGCCCATCTGCAATTCGCCCGCGCACTGGTCGCCGGCGACGACCGCGCGATCGGACAGGCGATGGTCAAGCTGGGTTACCTGGACCGCGATCAGGACCCGCGCCCGATGGTGGAGGCGATCCACATCATGTTCGAGCCGATCCTCGTCGACCGCCCCTACGGCCCCGAGGAATACGACATGATCGGCAAGGCGGCGCAGGTAGGTGAGATCGCCTTTCGCCACAAGCTCTACAAGTCGCCCGCGCACGGGATCTTCACCGCGCGCGCGCTGGTCGGGCTGGACGGGATCATGCGCGGCCTCGGCGTGCGCGCCAACTATCACCGATGGTTTGCCGAATGCGTCGCGCGGGTGCGCAACTGA
- the larB gene encoding nickel pincer cofactor biosynthesis protein LarB, with the protein MTEERLRRLLQRVAAGRVSAPAALERLRHMPFEDLGFARIDHHRALRRGIPEVIFGEGKSAAQIAAIGARIADSGAGLVVTRLDPDKARAVRRRLRRLTYYPEARIGAIAGRRRPAPRGHGSIMVISAGTSDLPVAEEAALCAEMFGNRVMRLYDVGVAGIHRLTANLARLRSAAVLIVVAGMEGALPSVVAGLLDKPVIAVPTSVGYGAAFGGVTALLGMLNACASGITVVNIDNGFGAALAATLVNRVGMARGEG; encoded by the coding sequence ATGACCGAAGAGCGTCTGCGCCGGCTCCTGCAGCGCGTCGCGGCGGGCCGCGTGAGCGCGCCCGCCGCCCTGGAACGCCTGCGTCATATGCCTTTCGAGGACCTCGGTTTCGCCCGCATCGACCACCATCGCGCGCTGCGCCGCGGCATCCCGGAGGTTATCTTCGGCGAGGGCAAGAGCGCGGCGCAGATCGCGGCGATCGGCGCGCGCATCGCGGACTCCGGCGCAGGCCTCGTGGTCACCCGCCTCGACCCTGACAAGGCGCGCGCGGTGCGCCGTCGCCTGCGCCGGCTGACCTATTATCCCGAGGCCCGCATCGGCGCGATCGCCGGGCGCCGCCGTCCCGCCCCCCGCGGTCACGGCTCAATAATGGTGATCAGCGCGGGAACCTCCGACCTCCCAGTCGCCGAAGAGGCCGCGCTGTGCGCCGAGATGTTTGGCAACCGGGTAATGCGGCTGTACGACGTCGGCGTCGCCGGCATCCATCGCCTGACCGCCAACCTCGCGCGCCTGCGCTCGGCGGCGGTGCTGATCGTGGTCGCAGGGATGGAAGGCGCGCTGCCCTCGGTGGTGGCGGGGCTGCTCGACAAGCCGGTGATCGCGGTGCCAACCAGCGTCGGCTACGGGGCCGCCTTTGGCGGGGTGACCGCGCTGCTCGGGATGCTCAACGCGTGCGCGAGCGGGATCACCGTGGTCAACATCGACAACGGCTTCGGCGCGGCGCTCGCGGCCACGCTGGTCAACCGGGTCGGGATGGCACGCGGCGAGGGATGA
- a CDS encoding hemolysin family protein: protein MQPGEVIAAIALCLLIQAFFAASEIAIVVTDEIKLRAAGQRGGRPAAVLLTLLQRRERILALTLTGVNLATVIAASVLTTSLHAVSPASAFFAPFILAPLSLLLGESLPKLLAFRRPAGFAHLAARPLRALEAIFWPLLEAETVLGRWLRRAAGVPPEAHGVFITREDLAVLVRSLGEQPQPAEDAILPTERQMISRIFRFTRAEARQAMVPLIRVEAVPLETTLAEAIEVVRRSGFSRIPVFDQRIVNIVGVLHVFDLLEAPDLSRPVKEVMRQVGYFAESTPLDEILLVFQRTGQNLGVVVDEYGGASGILTLEDLLEEIVGEIEEEHAAGEELMRVIGPRSLAASGRAPVAELNERFGLKLPESGEYATIGGLVVERLGHIPRPGEQLKAGGATLTVVRADARAVREVVITPARPLSPEQARRR from the coding sequence ATGCAGCCCGGCGAAGTAATCGCAGCGATCGCGCTTTGCCTGCTGATCCAGGCCTTCTTCGCCGCCAGCGAGATCGCGATCGTCGTGACCGACGAGATCAAGCTGCGCGCGGCGGGCCAACGCGGCGGCCGGCCGGCCGCGGTGTTGCTCACCCTGCTCCAGCGCCGCGAGCGTATCCTCGCCCTGACCTTGACCGGAGTGAACCTCGCGACCGTAATTGCGGCCAGCGTGCTCACCACGTCCCTGCACGCGGTCAGCCCCGCGAGCGCCTTCTTCGCACCCTTCATCCTCGCCCCGCTCAGTCTGCTGCTGGGCGAATCGCTACCAAAGCTGCTGGCCTTTCGCCGACCGGCCGGTTTTGCCCATCTGGCGGCGCGCCCGCTGCGCGCGCTGGAGGCCATCTTCTGGCCGCTGCTCGAGGCCGAGACGGTGCTAGGGCGTTGGCTACGCAGGGCAGCCGGCGTCCCCCCTGAGGCGCACGGCGTCTTCATTACGCGCGAGGATCTGGCTGTGCTGGTGCGCTCGCTCGGCGAGCAGCCGCAGCCCGCCGAGGACGCCATCCTGCCAACCGAGCGCCAGATGATAAGCCGCATCTTTCGCTTCACCCGCGCCGAGGCGCGCCAGGCGATGGTGCCGCTGATACGGGTGGAGGCGGTGCCGCTGGAAACCACGCTGGCCGAGGCAATCGAGGTCGTGCGCCGCAGCGGCTTCAGCCGCATCCCGGTCTTCGACCAGCGCATCGTCAATATCGTGGGCGTGCTCCACGTCTTCGACCTGCTTGAAGCACCCGACCTCAGCCGGCCGGTCAAAGAGGTGATGCGCCAGGTGGGCTATTTCGCCGAATCCACCCCGCTCGACGAGATCCTGCTGGTTTTCCAGCGCACCGGGCAGAACCTCGGCGTGGTCGTGGACGAGTACGGCGGCGCCTCCGGCATCCTCACCCTCGAGGATCTGCTCGAGGAGATCGTCGGCGAAATCGAAGAAGAGCACGCTGCGGGCGAGGAGCTGATGCGGGTGATAGGCCCGCGCTCGCTGGCGGCCTCGGGCCGCGCACCGGTGGCTGAACTCAACGAGCGCTTCGGGCTCAAGCTACCCGAAAGCGGCGAGTATGCTACCATCGGCGGGCTCGTGGTCGAACGTCTCGGTCATATTCCGCGTCCCGGCGAACAGCTCAAGGCAGGCGGTGCGACGCTGACGGTGGTGCGCGCCGACGCCCGCGCCGTGCGCGAGGTGGTGATTACGCCGGCGCGGCCGTTGTCACCTGAACAGGCGCGGCGGCGATGA
- a CDS encoding hemolysin family protein has protein sequence MGSAAFALGSVESSAMLLLLVIVLLGISALLAASETALFALARMQFTRARLGEPVAHAVESLLRRPLESLVVIIGINEAINVFAECLATAFLLSWLGPPGGWVSVPVMFTMVLLLADITPKTLALGFPAAVARLTARPLAAIAGILHPVAQVFIPEEAVPTAPLSESEFKALLTQGEQVGEVEPGERAMIDKVFAFGGRRVAEIMTPRERIFALDADTPPERLLAEVAHGHYSRVPVYRGDPNNIVGVLRAKELVARRLEAMPPRLERLIRKPYFVPPGKTLGELFEEMRRERIQIAFVVDEYGRLLGLVTLEDLLEELFGELRDEFEIDGPELTQIGEGEWLAAGTTSLSRLAQALDGADAFAPRGHERTLSSLVLRRLGRVPQPGERLRLDGFEAGVEKVRGATVELVRLKRCSPAK, from the coding sequence ATGGGATCAGCTGCGTTCGCGCTCGGGAGCGTAGAGTCGTCGGCGATGCTGCTCCTGCTCGTCATCGTACTGCTTGGGATAAGCGCCCTGCTGGCCGCCTCCGAAACCGCGCTCTTCGCGCTGGCGCGGATGCAATTCACGCGGGCGCGGCTGGGCGAACCGGTCGCCCACGCGGTCGAATCGCTGCTGCGCCGCCCGCTCGAGTCGCTCGTCGTCATCATCGGTATCAACGAGGCGATCAACGTCTTCGCCGAATGTCTGGCGACGGCTTTTCTGCTGAGCTGGCTGGGCCCGCCGGGCGGATGGGTCTCGGTGCCGGTGATGTTCACAATGGTGCTGCTGCTCGCCGACATCACGCCCAAGACGTTGGCGCTCGGCTTCCCCGCGGCGGTGGCGCGCCTGACCGCGCGGCCGCTGGCCGCGATCGCCGGCATACTCCATCCGGTGGCGCAGGTGTTCATTCCCGAGGAGGCAGTGCCGACGGCGCCGCTCTCCGAGAGCGAGTTCAAGGCGCTCCTGACCCAGGGCGAGCAGGTGGGCGAGGTCGAGCCCGGCGAACGCGCGATGATCGACAAAGTCTTCGCCTTCGGCGGGCGCCGCGTCGCCGAGATCATGACGCCGCGCGAGCGGATCTTCGCGCTTGACGCCGACACCCCGCCGGAGCGGCTGCTGGCCGAGGTCGCCCACGGCCACTACTCGCGGGTGCCGGTTTACCGCGGCGACCCGAACAATATCGTGGGCGTGCTGCGCGCCAAGGAGCTGGTCGCGCGCCGGCTGGAAGCCATGCCGCCGCGCCTGGAGCGGCTCATTCGCAAGCCCTACTTCGTACCACCGGGTAAGACCCTGGGCGAATTGTTCGAGGAGATGCGCCGCGAGCGCATTCAGATCGCCTTCGTCGTTGACGAGTACGGCCGCCTGCTCGGCCTGGTCACGCTCGAAGACCTGCTCGAGGAGCTCTTCGGCGAGCTGCGTGACGAATTCGAAATCGACGGTCCCGAGCTGACCCAGATCGGCGAGGGTGAATGGCTGGCCGCCGGCACCACCAGCCTGAGCCGCCTGGCCCAGGCGCTCGACGGCGCCGACGCCTTCGCCCCCCGCGGCCACGAACGCACGCTAAGCTCGCTTGTCCTGCGCCGGCTCGGCCGGGTGCCGCAACCGGGCGAGCGTCTGCGCTTGGACGGCTTCGAGGCGGGAGTGGAAAAGGTGCGCGGCGCGACCGTCGAGCTGGTGAGACTTAAACGATGCAGCCCGGCGAAGTAA